The region CACGTTCAGGCTATCGAGCAATGGCTGGCCTTGATGCGTCGGTCTCATCGAGATCCTGACGCGATGGCTGCAGGCATGCTGGACGTCTACTGGTAGCCCGTCGCCTTCGTTGCCGAGCACCAAAACGCAAGGCGGACGCTGCTGATTGTACCGCGTCACGTACTCGTCCATCGAGACTGAATCGTCGGCCAGTGTCGCGGCCAGGCAGTGGAAGTTCCGGCTGCTGAGCATTGCTAGATCGCTGACGATGTCGCTGGACTGGAAAACCGTCATCGTCAGGGCCGCTCCCATGCTGACACGCAGGCAGCGGCGAGAGTATGGGTCGACCGAACGTGTGTCGATTAACACCTGCCGAATTCCAAATGCGGCGGCAGATCGCAACATACTGCCAACGTTTTCCTGGTCGCTGATACCGACGAAAGCGAGCGACAGTTCGTCGGGGGCGAATTGGTCGATTGGTTGAAAGTTTGGCCGATCGGCGCTGGCGAGAACGCCTCGATGGAAATTAAACCCGGCGAGCTGACTGATCTGATCGCTGCTGAGTTCGTAGATCGGAAAATCGGTTTCTTCAAGCGGCAAGCATGCCAAGTCAAAACCTTGTTCGACGACCAATGAACGGATGCGGCAGCCGCTCTGAATCATTCTCGCACATAGTTTTCGGCCTTCGGCAACGATAAATGGTTGCCCGCGATGCCGACCTTGGGGATGTCTCGCCCGCTGGCCGGCTTCAATGCTCTCCGAGTGACTGCTCTGCA is a window of Stieleria sp. JC731 DNA encoding:
- a CDS encoding TrmH family RNA methyltransferase, with amino-acid sequence MTQIARTTLLGSATEAPELADFRNLKFSKPNLQSSHSESIEAGQRARHPQGRHRGQPFIVAEGRKLCARMIQSGCRIRSLVVEQGFDLACLPLEETDFPIYELSSDQISQLAGFNFHRGVLASADRPNFQPIDQFAPDELSLAFVGISDQENVGSMLRSAAAFGIRQVLIDTRSVDPYSRRCLRVSMGAALTMTVFQSSDIVSDLAMLSSRNFHCLAATLADDSVSMDEYVTRYNQQRPPCVLVLGNEGDGLPVDVQHACSHRVRISMRPTHQGQPLLDSLNVSVAAAILMHGLSKPWETVPPTTVAEPSAIAQSDSPKRPGKI